The Salvelinus fontinalis isolate EN_2023a chromosome 31, ASM2944872v1, whole genome shotgun sequence genome has a window encoding:
- the LOC129829639 gene encoding rho GTPase-activating protein 4-like isoform X1: MCRSSNGSVLLLLISWQSVQIIDTNYILTHDILLPEFHPVGATMTSHVKLRKERVGAVDYDTQIKEVRCQLVDQLKVLDLQLEQKSQQLQDLTDYLRRRSEIEGEYARSLDKLAERFTSKIKRKEPGSGQSVAQCWLVLLAQTRQESKDHSGVSDSCSTTLTQPLTHCLEITQRLAKRTKDVCSQLQDGLLKVTTELQTAWRTYYQYHSEYESAEGKLKEAEKQKQGASKKIEKRQCKVQEIQLKCTKARNDYLLNLAAANASMNKYYLQDLSSLMDCSDIGYHLSLSRVLRSYLSSRSRAQQNLSGGLQQLHTAVSGLDQIQDRDNLLQTHTNTFCLPLRFHYQPHEGDQVCEVSAEQEIRCEMETRFQQLQSKLTGFTRETEEAGKKLHAARSALLEGIGDDDLDPPPSSNQTQGSQVHLQIPSQSQGQGGSSESLASSSSRPSLARRRANLQETEALYCANVKEYLCKSSLVSKLQTKHDLLKVAVEKAEPTNGHQTRKLLHVRSKSQPSVQYTHKLFTGDMLSFIQASGQEIPVVVESCIRFINLNGLHHEGIFRVPGSQGKVNSLRDAFERGEDPVADSRGDLDSVAGVLKLYFRTLENPLFPQDSTAQLLEYAQIDNETERAAKLKSVISSYPPPVSTVMRYLFAFLHHVSQYSDENMMQPYNLAVCFGPSLLRGAQDDDVVTLQPQINSLVKSIILQHENIFPSLAELQGPVYEKCMTLQQDDCEEGEGDSEHHSKEESESKGERSRANSSCSSRQSPVGGTVTPGGKFTVQFPITPQGWPLSPGYISKEAQHLSSSEDITVQVDEEVCRQMDSVFKELLSRQSLPASSVTSSPSSHPPPQQKKGGIGWRREKPV; this comes from the exons AGGTGCGTTGTCAGTTGGTGGACCAGTTGAAGGTTTTGGATCTGCAGTTGGAGCAGAAATCTCAGCAGCTTCAGGATCTGACAGACTACCTGCGTAGACGCAGTGAGATAGAAGGAGAGTACGCACGCTCGCTGGACAAATTGGCCGAGAGGTTTACCTCCAAAATCAAAAG GAAGGAGCCTGGCAGTGGTCAGTCTGTGGCCCAGTGTTGGCTGGTCCTGCTGGCtcagaccagacaggagagcaaaGACCACAGTGGTGTGAGTGACAGCTgtagcaccaccctcacccagCCCCTCACACACTGTCTGGAGATCACACAGCGCCTGGCCAAGAGG ACTAAAGATGTCTGTAGCCAGTTACAGGATGGGCTGTTGAAGGTCACCACAGAGCTACAGACA GCGTGGCGGACCTACTACCAGTACCACTCAGAGTATGAGTCTGCAGAGGGAAAGCTGAAGGAAGCAGAGAAACAGAAGCAAGGAGCTTCTAAAAAGATTGAGAAA AGACAGTGTAAAGTGCAGGAGATCCAGCTGAAGTGCACTAAGGCTCGTAATGACTACCTTCTCAATCTGGCTGCAGCCAACGCTTCCATGAACAAGTACTATCTCCAAGACCTCTCCTCACTCATGGAC tgTTCAGACATTGGCTACCACCTTTCTCTGTCTCGTGTGCTACGCTCCTACCTGTCCAGCCGCTCCCGGGCCCAGCAGAACCTGAGTGGAGGGCTGCAGCAGCTCCACACTGCTGTGTCTGGACTGGACCAGATTCAGGACAGGGACAACCTGCTACAGACTCACACCAacaccttctgtctacccctccgcTTCCACTACCAGCCACACGAGGGAGACCAG GTGTGTGAGGTGAGTGCAGAACAGGAGATTAGGTGTGAGATGGAGACCAGGTTCCAACAGCTGCAGTCAAAGCTCACCGGGTTCACTCGGGAAACAGAGGAG GCAGGTAAGAAGCTCCATGCGGCCCGCTCGGCCCTGCTAGAAGGTATCGGTGATGATGACCTGGATCCTCCACCCTCCAGCAACCAGACCCAGGGCTCCCAGGTCCATCTCCAGATCCCGTCTCAGAGCCAAGGTCAGGGGGGAAGCAGTGAGAGCCTGGCCAGCAGCAGTAGCAGACCCAGTCTGGCTAGAAGGAGAGCCAACCTGCAGGAGACTGAGGCACTCTACTGTGCT AACGTGAAGGAGTATCTCTGTAAAAGCTCTCTGGTATCTAAACTACAGACAAAACATGATCTGCTTAAAGTGGCGGTTGAGAAAG CTGAACCAACCAATGGTCATCAGACCAG gaaGTTATTGCATGTGAGGAGCAAGAGTCAACCCAGCGTCCAGTACACCCACAAACTCTTCACCGGAGACATGCTCTCCTTCATACAGGCATCAGGACAGGAGATACCTGTAGTGGTGGAAAGCTGCATTCGCTTCATCAACCTTAACG GTCTGCACCATGAGGGTATCTTCAGAGTACCAGGGTCTCAGGGGAAGGTCAACAGTCTGAGAGATGCCTTTGAGCGAG GAGAGGACCCTGTGGCAGACAGCAGGGGTGACTTGGACTCAGTAGCAGGAGTACTGAAACTCTATTTTAGAACCCTGGAGAACCCTCTCTTTCCTCAGGACAGCACCGCTCAGCTCCTGGAGTACGCAC AGATTGACAACGAGACGGAGAGAGCAGCTAAACTCAAATCAGTCATCTCCTCCTATCCTCCACCTGTCAGCACCGTCATGAGATACCTCTTTGCATTCCTCCATCA TGTGTCTCAGTACAGCGATGAGAACATGATGCAGCCCTATAacctggctgtgtgcttcggcCCCAGTCTGCTACGAGGGGCGCAGGATGATGATGTTGTTACCTTGCAGCCTCAGATCAACTCCCTGGTGAAGAGCATCATCTTGCAGCACGAGAACATCTTCCCCAGCCTGGCCGAGCTACAGGGACCAGTGTATGAGAAATGCATGACGCTGCAGCAAGACGACTG tgaggagggagaaggggattCAGAACACCACAGTAAAGAAG AGTCCGAGTCAAAGGGGGAGCGATCTCGAGCCAACAGCAGCTGCAGTTCAAGACAGTCCCCAGTAGGGGGCACTGTGACCCCTGGAGGAAAGTTCACTGTACAGTTCCCCATAACCCCACAGGGATGGCCCCTCTCCCCCGGATACATAAGCAAAGA AGCCCAGCACCTGTCGTCCAGTGAAGATATAACAGTTCAGGTTGACGAG GAGGTCTGCCGCCAGATGGACTCTGTCTTCAAGGAGCTTCTCTCTCGACaatccctccctgcctcctcgGTCACCTCATCCCCCTCTTCCCACCCTCCGCCACAGCAGAAGAAAGGAGGGATTGGGTGGAGAAGGGAAAAGCCTGTTTAG
- the LOC129829639 gene encoding rho GTPase-activating protein 4-like isoform X2: MTSHVKLRKERVGAVDYDTQIKEVRCQLVDQLKVLDLQLEQKSQQLQDLTDYLRRRSEIEGEYARSLDKLAERFTSKIKRKEPGSGQSVAQCWLVLLAQTRQESKDHSGVSDSCSTTLTQPLTHCLEITQRLAKRTKDVCSQLQDGLLKVTTELQTAWRTYYQYHSEYESAEGKLKEAEKQKQGASKKIEKRQCKVQEIQLKCTKARNDYLLNLAAANASMNKYYLQDLSSLMDCSDIGYHLSLSRVLRSYLSSRSRAQQNLSGGLQQLHTAVSGLDQIQDRDNLLQTHTNTFCLPLRFHYQPHEGDQVCEVSAEQEIRCEMETRFQQLQSKLTGFTRETEEAGKKLHAARSALLEGIGDDDLDPPPSSNQTQGSQVHLQIPSQSQGQGGSSESLASSSSRPSLARRRANLQETEALYCANVKEYLCKSSLVSKLQTKHDLLKVAVEKAEPTNGHQTRKLLHVRSKSQPSVQYTHKLFTGDMLSFIQASGQEIPVVVESCIRFINLNGLHHEGIFRVPGSQGKVNSLRDAFERGEDPVADSRGDLDSVAGVLKLYFRTLENPLFPQDSTAQLLEYAQIDNETERAAKLKSVISSYPPPVSTVMRYLFAFLHHVSQYSDENMMQPYNLAVCFGPSLLRGAQDDDVVTLQPQINSLVKSIILQHENIFPSLAELQGPVYEKCMTLQQDDCEEGEGDSEHHSKEESESKGERSRANSSCSSRQSPVGGTVTPGGKFTVQFPITPQGWPLSPGYISKEAQHLSSSEDITVQVDEEVCRQMDSVFKELLSRQSLPASSVTSSPSSHPPPQQKKGGIGWRREKPV; encoded by the exons AGGTGCGTTGTCAGTTGGTGGACCAGTTGAAGGTTTTGGATCTGCAGTTGGAGCAGAAATCTCAGCAGCTTCAGGATCTGACAGACTACCTGCGTAGACGCAGTGAGATAGAAGGAGAGTACGCACGCTCGCTGGACAAATTGGCCGAGAGGTTTACCTCCAAAATCAAAAG GAAGGAGCCTGGCAGTGGTCAGTCTGTGGCCCAGTGTTGGCTGGTCCTGCTGGCtcagaccagacaggagagcaaaGACCACAGTGGTGTGAGTGACAGCTgtagcaccaccctcacccagCCCCTCACACACTGTCTGGAGATCACACAGCGCCTGGCCAAGAGG ACTAAAGATGTCTGTAGCCAGTTACAGGATGGGCTGTTGAAGGTCACCACAGAGCTACAGACA GCGTGGCGGACCTACTACCAGTACCACTCAGAGTATGAGTCTGCAGAGGGAAAGCTGAAGGAAGCAGAGAAACAGAAGCAAGGAGCTTCTAAAAAGATTGAGAAA AGACAGTGTAAAGTGCAGGAGATCCAGCTGAAGTGCACTAAGGCTCGTAATGACTACCTTCTCAATCTGGCTGCAGCCAACGCTTCCATGAACAAGTACTATCTCCAAGACCTCTCCTCACTCATGGAC tgTTCAGACATTGGCTACCACCTTTCTCTGTCTCGTGTGCTACGCTCCTACCTGTCCAGCCGCTCCCGGGCCCAGCAGAACCTGAGTGGAGGGCTGCAGCAGCTCCACACTGCTGTGTCTGGACTGGACCAGATTCAGGACAGGGACAACCTGCTACAGACTCACACCAacaccttctgtctacccctccgcTTCCACTACCAGCCACACGAGGGAGACCAG GTGTGTGAGGTGAGTGCAGAACAGGAGATTAGGTGTGAGATGGAGACCAGGTTCCAACAGCTGCAGTCAAAGCTCACCGGGTTCACTCGGGAAACAGAGGAG GCAGGTAAGAAGCTCCATGCGGCCCGCTCGGCCCTGCTAGAAGGTATCGGTGATGATGACCTGGATCCTCCACCCTCCAGCAACCAGACCCAGGGCTCCCAGGTCCATCTCCAGATCCCGTCTCAGAGCCAAGGTCAGGGGGGAAGCAGTGAGAGCCTGGCCAGCAGCAGTAGCAGACCCAGTCTGGCTAGAAGGAGAGCCAACCTGCAGGAGACTGAGGCACTCTACTGTGCT AACGTGAAGGAGTATCTCTGTAAAAGCTCTCTGGTATCTAAACTACAGACAAAACATGATCTGCTTAAAGTGGCGGTTGAGAAAG CTGAACCAACCAATGGTCATCAGACCAG gaaGTTATTGCATGTGAGGAGCAAGAGTCAACCCAGCGTCCAGTACACCCACAAACTCTTCACCGGAGACATGCTCTCCTTCATACAGGCATCAGGACAGGAGATACCTGTAGTGGTGGAAAGCTGCATTCGCTTCATCAACCTTAACG GTCTGCACCATGAGGGTATCTTCAGAGTACCAGGGTCTCAGGGGAAGGTCAACAGTCTGAGAGATGCCTTTGAGCGAG GAGAGGACCCTGTGGCAGACAGCAGGGGTGACTTGGACTCAGTAGCAGGAGTACTGAAACTCTATTTTAGAACCCTGGAGAACCCTCTCTTTCCTCAGGACAGCACCGCTCAGCTCCTGGAGTACGCAC AGATTGACAACGAGACGGAGAGAGCAGCTAAACTCAAATCAGTCATCTCCTCCTATCCTCCACCTGTCAGCACCGTCATGAGATACCTCTTTGCATTCCTCCATCA TGTGTCTCAGTACAGCGATGAGAACATGATGCAGCCCTATAacctggctgtgtgcttcggcCCCAGTCTGCTACGAGGGGCGCAGGATGATGATGTTGTTACCTTGCAGCCTCAGATCAACTCCCTGGTGAAGAGCATCATCTTGCAGCACGAGAACATCTTCCCCAGCCTGGCCGAGCTACAGGGACCAGTGTATGAGAAATGCATGACGCTGCAGCAAGACGACTG tgaggagggagaaggggattCAGAACACCACAGTAAAGAAG AGTCCGAGTCAAAGGGGGAGCGATCTCGAGCCAACAGCAGCTGCAGTTCAAGACAGTCCCCAGTAGGGGGCACTGTGACCCCTGGAGGAAAGTTCACTGTACAGTTCCCCATAACCCCACAGGGATGGCCCCTCTCCCCCGGATACATAAGCAAAGA AGCCCAGCACCTGTCGTCCAGTGAAGATATAACAGTTCAGGTTGACGAG GAGGTCTGCCGCCAGATGGACTCTGTCTTCAAGGAGCTTCTCTCTCGACaatccctccctgcctcctcgGTCACCTCATCCCCCTCTTCCCACCCTCCGCCACAGCAGAAGAAAGGAGGGATTGGGTGGAGAAGGGAAAAGCCTGTTTAG